Proteins from a single region of Ischnura elegans chromosome 2, ioIscEleg1.1, whole genome shotgun sequence:
- the LOC124154344 gene encoding uncharacterized protein LOC124154344, producing MPKHEAGDRPTHREPKMRKMASIDLGGWHTVGGRRASNRGVLFEKMVTFNVAFRLFTETAEAFSVCSDHGDYGKFQDLVVVIPGKDGRKATVDAIELKHSRQELGDRHFSPSNGKVRLTAFLKSFRDKRSTLEACDRLTIGTNNTLDSSVAGNFRPTSDGVWYLGERDMWALEEGSQLRRDLGGASDKDVETFSEKLRFATAIPDADALRDRITRKLGEIYGAEGYSGTALMSLYLHFKDNFEQWYDHEPRAVTRDMMEGFVDKAKDAVKV from the exons ATGCCAAAGCACGAAGCAG GCGACCGGCCTACTCATCGAGAACCGAAGATGAGGAAGATGGCTTCCATAGACTTGGGAGGCTGGCATACCGTTGGCGGTCGACGGGCGTCGAACCGGGGCGTCCTCTTCGAGAAGATGGTCACATTCAACGTGGCCTTCAGGCTGTTCACCGAGACGGCGGAGGCCTTCTCTGTTTGCTCCGACCACGGAGACTACGGCAAATTCCAGGACTTAGTCGTCGTGATTCCAGGCAAAGACGGGAGAAAGGCCACAGTGGACGCGATAGAGCTCAAGCACTCGCGACAGGAGCTGGGAGACAGACATTTCTCTCCCTCAAACGGAAAG GTCCGGCTGACGGCCTTCCTCAAGTCGTTCAGAGACAAGAGGAGTACTCTGGAGGCCTGCGATAGACTGACCATCGGCACGAACAACACCTTGGACAGCTCCGTGGCGGGGAACTTCCGTCCCACTTCGGACGGGGTCTGGTACCTCGGCGAGAGGGACATGTGGGCTCTGGAGGAGGGGTCCCAGTTGAGGAGGGACCTCGGAGGGGCCTCGGACAAGGACGTCGAGACCTTCAGCGAGAAGTTGCGGTTCGCTACCGCCATCCCGGACGCTGACGCTCTGCGCGATAGGATCACGAGGAAGCTAGGAGAGATTTATGGAGCAGAGGGATACAGCGGGACCGCACTCATGTCCCTCTATCTACACTTCAAAGACAACTTCGAGCAATGGTACGACCACGAACCTCGCGCCGTCACCCGGGATATGATGGAAGGTTTTGTGGACAAGGCGAAGGATGCTGTGAAAGTCTGA
- the LOC124174116 gene encoding tubulin polyglutamylase complex subunit 2, with translation MDASIESSFYENLTLGLVKLLEETPGVQGVELEKRSPCDRQLMNAWEQRYSCVLPEDLKHFYLSIDGFRLIWNYEYAGEVLAIGNMKINSLSELRRIGGLKPAPEGDGPTLLDIEMCSQGASGGMDDPQSPQTVTPQPQLPNFGVKCKIFELDPCQGLGKVCLVYHDRAPAESGQMSGALSGLQLPSSSSFTCREEPKIWLLDRCFEWHFLAHDFTHYFRMMLVHQGLPQWQFRFTPMGLTPWAEQMFAMIAPHLLQSDLSHLSENADWGGRNPCQLDPSVFKTRTKSSKREKK, from the exons ATGGACGCCTCCATCGAGAGCTCGTTCTACGAGAACCTCACCCTAGGACTGGTCAAACTTCTTG AGGAGACGCCTGGTGTCCAGGGCGTGGAACTGGAGAAGAGGTCACCATGCGACCGGCAACTGATGAACGCGTGGGAGCAGAGGTACAGCTGTGTCCTTCCGGAAGATCTCAAGCACTTCTACCTCTCCATCGACGGCTTCCGACTCATCTGGAACTATGAGTACGCGG GTGAGGTGCTGGCCATCGGCAACATGAAGATAAACTCCCTCTCCGAGCTGAGGCGCATAGGTGGTTTGAAGCCTGCCCCCGAAGGCGACGGTCCTACCCTTCTAGATATCGAGATGTGCTCCCAGGGAGCTTCAGGGGGGATGGATGACCCCCAGTCCCCCCAAACCGTCACTCCACAGCCGCAGCTGCCCAATTTCGGCGTCAAGTGCAAGATCTTTGAACTGGACCCTTGTCAGGGGCTGGGCAAG GTGTGTCTGGTTTACCACGACCGAGCACCTGCCGAGAGCGGGCAGATGAGCGGTGCCCTGAGCGGTCTGCAGCTGCCGTCTTCTTCATCCTTCACTTGCCGCGAGGAGCCAAAGATCTGGCTGCTGGACCGCTGCTTTGAGTGGCACTTCCTCGCCCACGACTTCACCCACTACTTCCGCATGATGTTAGTGCATCAGGGACTTCCGCAGTGGCAGTTCCGATTCACGCCAATGGGACTCACTCCATGGGCAGAG CAAATGTTTGCGATGATAGCCCCTCATCTTCTGCAGTCCGACCTCAGCCATTTATCGGAGAACGCGGATTGGGGCGGCAGGAATCCGTGCCAGTTGGATCCCTCGGTCTTCAAGACCCGCACTAAAAGTTCCAAGAGAGAAAAGAAGTGA